Part of the Mustelus asterias unplaced genomic scaffold, sMusAst1.hap1.1 HAP1_SCAFFOLD_415, whole genome shotgun sequence genome, CAGAAGCAATTGCTGTGTGATGAAAGGTCTTCAAAATTTACTGACCGAAGTCAGCAGGGTGAATCGTGACACACGACCCTCAAGCCTTCGCACTATGAATTAATGGAATTTTCCAACGCTGCCACTGAGGAAAAGTCACTTCTTTTAAAGCTTCGCTTCTAACGACACAAGGTACCCATTGTCACGATGAATTCCACCCATTCTATATTCTACTTGGAACTGCCGGTAATGAACAGCACAGAAAACCAGAATGAAAGCATTGCCCTGAACAACGTGAGCGGTGTCGGCTTCTGCGAGCAGGTCCCAATTAATGCTGAAGTGTTTCTGACTCTGGGCATCATCAGCCTCCTGGAAAACATTTTGGTTATCCTTGCAATTCTTAAGAACAAAAACCTCCATTCTCCCATGTACTTTTTCCTCTGCAGTTTAGCAGTGGCAGACATGCTGGTAAGTGTATCTAATGCCTTGGAGACAATCGTGATGGCATTTCTGAACAATGGCTACTTAGTAACAACTGACCAGTTAATTCAGCAAATGGACAATGTTTTTGACTCAATGATTTGTATCTCGTTGGTGGCATCAATATGCAATCTATTGGTCATTGCCATTGACAGGTACATCACTATCTTCTATGCTTTGCGCTACCACAGTATTATGACAGTAAGACGTGCTTTAATTTTGATcgtaattatctggattacttGTACTTTCTGTGGCATTATCTTCATCATTTATTCAGACAGCAAAACTGCCATCATTTGTCTTATCACCATGTTCTTCACCATGCTTTTCCTC contains:
- the LOC144486615 gene encoding LOW QUALITY PROTEIN: melanocortin receptor 3-like (The sequence of the model RefSeq protein was modified relative to this genomic sequence to represent the inferred CDS: inserted 1 base in 1 codon), translated to MNSTHSIFYLELPVMNSTENQNESIALNNVSGVGFCEQVPINAEVFLTLGIISLLENILVILAILKNKNLHSPMYFFLCSLAVADMLVSVSNALETIVMAFLNNGYLVTTDQLIQQMDNVFDSMICISLVASICNLLVIAIDRYITIFYALRYHSIMTVRRALILIVIIWITCTFCGIIFIIYSDSKTAIICLITMFFTMLFLMTTLYVHMFMLARLHIKRIATFPVNGIVRQRTCMKGAITITILLGIFIICWAPFFLHLILIISCPKNPYCICYTSHFNTYLILIMCNSVIDPMIYAFRSQEMRKTFKEIIYXLLCESQPAL